In Dyadobacter sp. NIV53, a single window of DNA contains:
- a CDS encoding lipopolysaccharide assembly protein LapB, with the protein MKVNRILYPIFYSLIILATTCILQSCQSDARNNTRIPPVIKNTKAKLEKDALLSLTELINRNIDQNSNYFKRARIYFDKEQFKQALADINEAIEEQENVGEYFLLRGKINREIGEMDLALEDAERAEALQQNSPELYVLLADILQVKGKFREAGKYLNQAMQMAPYDGSAYYVKGMLEARQGDSLSSLTSLSYAMNVNPRLLRAYLQSTIINRKLLNYDQALVINDMAIKRFPNMPELYFEKGELYNVLAKPDTAIIYYQKAVSLNPKYTEALYQMATYEIKQRYYYKALVSLQQLQKVKPDYPLINNMIGLCYEKTGDYPRAREYYTVALNMNDADRDAHNGLWRIRVRETNPSYYSGESDERQYKLLDTARVKIDLIQPRKSINMQVDSSRKAKIQ; encoded by the coding sequence ATGAAGGTGAACCGAATTTTATACCCGATATTTTATTCCCTCATCATTTTGGCCACGACTTGTATTTTACAGTCCTGCCAGAGTGATGCCAGAAATAATACGCGTATTCCTCCCGTAATAAAGAATACAAAAGCAAAATTGGAAAAAGACGCTTTATTATCTCTCACCGAGCTGATTAACCGCAACATTGACCAGAACTCTAATTATTTCAAAAGAGCGAGGATCTATTTTGACAAGGAGCAATTTAAGCAGGCATTGGCTGATATTAACGAAGCGATTGAAGAACAGGAAAATGTTGGGGAATATTTTTTATTGAGAGGTAAGATTAACAGGGAGATTGGCGAAATGGATCTGGCATTGGAAGATGCCGAACGTGCCGAAGCTTTGCAGCAGAACAGCCCTGAACTGTATGTGTTGCTGGCCGATATTTTACAGGTAAAAGGAAAATTCAGGGAGGCCGGTAAATATCTGAACCAGGCAATGCAAATGGCTCCTTACGATGGATCTGCTTATTATGTTAAAGGAATGCTGGAAGCCCGCCAGGGTGATTCTCTTTCTAGTCTGACCAGTTTAAGCTATGCGATGAATGTAAATCCTCGTTTGCTTCGTGCCTATCTGCAGAGTACAATTATTAATAGGAAACTACTGAATTATGATCAGGCACTGGTTATTAATGATATGGCTATAAAAAGGTTCCCGAATATGCCGGAGCTTTATTTTGAAAAAGGCGAGCTATATAATGTCCTGGCCAAGCCTGATACTGCTATTATTTATTATCAAAAAGCGGTTTCTCTTAATCCTAAATATACGGAGGCTCTATACCAGATGGCAACCTATGAAATTAAGCAAAGATATTATTACAAAGCACTTGTATCGTTGCAGCAATTGCAGAAGGTAAAACCTGACTATCCGCTTATCAATAATATGATAGGGCTTTGCTATGAAAAAACGGGTGACTATCCAAGGGCACGTGAATATTATACCGTAGCGCTGAACATGAATGATGCCGACAGGGATGCACATAACGGATTGTGGAGGATCAGAGTTCGGGAAACCAACCCTTCTTATTATTCCGGTGAATCCGATGAGCGGCAATACAAGTTACTGGACACCGCACGTGTAAAAATCGACCTGATACAACCGCGAAAAAGTATAAATATGCAGGTTGATTCGTCACGAAAAGCGAAAATTCAATAG